One segment of Thermodesulfovibrio sp. 3907-1M DNA contains the following:
- a CDS encoding alpha-hydroxy-acid oxidizing protein, whose translation MNWQDVKKNAKEKLKPYCRVCPICNGIACAGEVPGMGGVGTGSSFKANIEALNKIKLNLSTIHNVKEPDTALEIFGQSLSLPVMAAPITGTTYNMGGAITEEVYTEEVIAGSVMAGTIGWTGDGADPLMYGSGINAIKKNNGKGIPVIKPRAQDEIIKRIRQAEDAGAIAVGVDIDGAGLITMALKGQPVSPKSPEEIEELVKATKLPFILKGIMTLREAEIAYNIGVAAIVVSNHGGRILDHTAGVAEVLPEIAEKFKGKITIIADGGVRSGVDVLKLLALGADAVLIGRPVVVAVFGGGREGLKLYFDNIKNELKQAMLLTGVASVKDVPKAILRV comes from the coding sequence ATGAACTGGCAAGATGTGAAAAAAAATGCAAAAGAAAAGTTAAAACCTTACTGCCGTGTATGTCCTATTTGCAATGGTATTGCCTGCGCAGGAGAAGTTCCCGGCATGGGAGGTGTTGGAACAGGCTCTTCTTTCAAAGCCAATATTGAAGCTTTAAATAAGATCAAACTCAATCTTTCTACTATTCATAATGTAAAAGAACCTGATACAGCATTGGAAATTTTTGGTCAGAGTCTTTCTCTTCCTGTAATGGCTGCTCCTATAACAGGGACAACATATAATATGGGAGGAGCAATTACAGAAGAGGTTTATACTGAAGAGGTAATTGCAGGCTCCGTTATGGCAGGAACAATTGGCTGGACAGGTGATGGAGCAGATCCATTAATGTATGGAAGCGGAATTAATGCAATTAAGAAAAATAATGGCAAAGGAATTCCTGTAATTAAGCCAAGAGCACAGGATGAGATAATCAAAAGAATAAGGCAGGCTGAGGATGCAGGAGCAATAGCAGTAGGAGTTGATATTGACGGAGCAGGGCTTATTACAATGGCGCTTAAGGGACAGCCCGTAAGTCCAAAATCTCCTGAGGAAATTGAAGAACTCGTTAAGGCAACAAAACTTCCTTTTATTTTGAAAGGAATAATGACTTTAAGAGAGGCTGAGATTGCATATAATATAGGAGTAGCTGCCATTGTTGTATCAAATCACGGTGGAAGAATTCTTGACCACACTGCAGGTGTTGCAGAGGTTCTGCCAGAGATTGCTGAAAAATTTAAAGGTAAAATTACAATTATTGCAGATGGAGGAGTTCGCTCTGGTGTTGATGTCCTTAAGCTTCTTGCTCTTGGTGCAGATGCTGTGCTTATTGGAAGACCAGTGGTTGTAGCGGTTTTTGGTGGTGGAAGAGAAGGTCTTAAGCTTTATTTTGACAATATAAAGAATGAACTTAAACAGGCAATGCTTCTTACAGGGGTTGCCTCAGTGAAGGATGTTCCAAAAGCTATTTTAAGGGTCTAA
- the aroB gene encoding 3-dehydroquinate synthase produces MEKLRVELGERSYEILIDRGNLSLIGERLLRFSIGKKVALISNPKIFELYGEKVISSLKNEGFDAYVVLIPDGELYKDYFWAYHILTQLLEAGFDRRSSLIALGGGVIGDITGFVASIYMRGIPYIQIPTTLLAQVDSSVGGKTAVNHSLGKNMIGSFWQPSLVWIDVDTLDTLPEREFISGLSEVIKYGIIWDSAFFEFLETNREKILRKEKEILIQIIKRACEIKAEVVSKDERESSLRAILNYGHTIGHALETLTGYRSYLHGEAISIGMVYEAKLSGMLGFLDRGTLERIKNILKNFGLPINLPLNVDSSAMIKTILLDKKNIEGKLRMVIPEAIGKMKINFEISEEDLKKVLNE; encoded by the coding sequence ATGGAAAAACTTAGAGTTGAACTGGGTGAACGAAGTTATGAAATTCTTATTGACAGAGGAAATCTCTCTCTTATTGGAGAAAGATTGCTCAGATTTTCTATAGGAAAGAAAGTAGCTCTAATTAGCAATCCAAAGATTTTTGAGCTTTATGGCGAAAAAGTAATATCATCTCTAAAAAATGAAGGATTTGACGCTTATGTAGTTTTAATCCCCGATGGAGAGCTTTATAAAGACTATTTCTGGGCATATCATATTCTTACTCAGCTTCTTGAAGCTGGATTTGACAGACGCTCCTCACTTATTGCCCTGGGAGGAGGTGTGATCGGAGACATTACAGGCTTTGTTGCCTCCATTTACATGAGAGGCATACCTTACATTCAGATACCAACAACTTTGCTTGCCCAGGTTGATAGTTCAGTTGGCGGGAAAACAGCTGTTAATCATTCCCTTGGCAAAAACATGATTGGTAGTTTCTGGCAACCTTCCTTAGTATGGATTGATGTTGATACTCTTGATACTTTACCTGAAAGAGAGTTTATTTCAGGTTTGTCTGAGGTAATAAAGTACGGGATTATATGGGACAGTGCGTTTTTTGAATTTCTTGAGACGAATAGAGAAAAAATTCTAAGAAAAGAAAAAGAAATACTGATCCAGATAATAAAAAGAGCCTGTGAGATCAAGGCAGAGGTTGTTTCAAAGGATGAAAGAGAAAGCTCTCTCAGAGCTATACTAAATTATGGTCATACCATTGGGCATGCTCTTGAAACTTTAACAGGTTACAGAAGTTATCTTCACGGAGAGGCAATATCAATTGGAATGGTCTATGAGGCAAAGCTGAGTGGAATGCTTGGTTTTCTTGACAGGGGGACTCTGGAAAGAATAAAAAATATTTTGAAAAATTTTGGATTACCCATAAATCTTCCCCTTAATGTAGATTCCTCAGCCATGATAAAAACCATTTTGCTTGATAAAAAGAATATTGAAGGGAAGCTGAGAATGGTTATTCCAGAGGCAATAGGCAAAATGAAAATAAATTTTGAAATATCAGAGGAAGATTTAAAAAAGGTTTTAAATGAATGA
- a CDS encoding PIN domain-containing protein: MSLLVLLFVITIGIVSLFNLSDSFFVNPIIKSLIVLSGSIFLLLFIYSKLKKMNSSQIMFGFLGLFFGILTGLLLSIPLLIFSDLRLLVFSIVTGFGYAGAIFGLKKAQTIKIGDILWIIKKEAIWEEPKILDTNVLIDGRIADLVELGFIKGTVLIPRFVLREIQYIADSPDPLRRAKGRRALDVLHKIKSAEKIRFEIVEKDIPEIKEVDTKLVEITRILKGTLITNDLNLIKIAQLRGVPVLNMNELAQAMRPPVLPGEILKLFIVKEGKEPEQGVAYLDDGTMVVVEEGKQYIGKTIDVVIHSVLQTGTGRMIFGKPKSEDSSSETHP; this comes from the coding sequence ATGAGCCTGTTAGTTCTTCTTTTTGTGATAACTATCGGCATTGTTAGTCTTTTCAACTTAAGTGATTCATTTTTCGTCAATCCTATTATAAAAAGCCTGATTGTTTTATCAGGCAGTATTTTTTTGCTGCTTTTTATATACTCAAAACTGAAAAAAATGAATAGTTCGCAAATAATGTTTGGATTTTTAGGGCTTTTTTTCGGAATTTTAACAGGACTTCTTTTAAGCATTCCTCTTCTAATTTTCTCTGATCTGAGACTTCTTGTTTTTAGCATTGTTACAGGTTTTGGATATGCTGGTGCAATTTTTGGTTTAAAAAAGGCTCAGACAATCAAAATTGGAGATATTTTATGGATAATTAAAAAAGAGGCTATATGGGAAGAGCCAAAAATCCTTGATACCAATGTTCTCATAGATGGTAGAATTGCCGATCTCGTAGAGTTAGGCTTCATAAAAGGCACAGTATTAATTCCAAGATTTGTTTTAAGAGAAATCCAGTACATTGCAGACTCACCAGATCCTCTGAGAAGAGCAAAAGGAAGAAGAGCACTTGATGTACTTCATAAAATTAAGAGTGCCGAAAAAATAAGATTTGAGATTGTGGAAAAAGACATTCCTGAAATAAAGGAAGTTGATACCAAACTAGTTGAAATTACAAGAATTCTAAAAGGTACGCTGATTACAAACGATTTAAACCTCATAAAAATTGCTCAATTAAGAGGAGTGCCTGTGTTGAATATGAATGAACTTGCTCAGGCAATGAGGCCTCCTGTGCTTCCGGGTGAGATTTTAAAACTCTTTATAGTTAAAGAAGGTAAAGAGCCTGAGCAGGGAGTTGCTTATCTTGATGATGGAACAATGGTAGTTGTTGAAGAAGGAAAACAATATATTGGTAAGACTATTGATGTTGTAATTCATAGTGTTTTACAAACAGGAACTGGAAGAATGATATTCGGCAAACCAAAAAGCGAAGACTCCTCTTCTGAAACACACCCATGA
- a CDS encoding thermonuclease family protein, whose amino-acid sequence MQYYYTKNFIGFGILLFLVFFIFTTACAKKEADYYKVTEINDGDTVTIVTGSFFGIMVKTERVRLTGIDAPELAQEPWGRRAKNHLRKLIKESDWQVQLELDIQRRDRYGRILAYLWDKNGRMLNYMMVRDGYAMVYTVPPNVKYAEWFLQAQRLAREEKRGIWGKDGLSESPSKWRKQHPQNRL is encoded by the coding sequence ATGCAATATTATTATACTAAAAATTTTATAGGCTTCGGGATTCTTCTGTTTCTTGTATTTTTTATTTTTACCACTGCCTGTGCAAAAAAAGAGGCTGATTACTATAAGGTTACAGAAATCAACGATGGAGATACTGTCACCATCGTTACAGGTAGTTTTTTTGGAATTATGGTTAAAACTGAGAGAGTCCGTCTTACTGGAATAGATGCACCAGAGCTTGCTCAGGAACCATGGGGAAGAAGAGCTAAAAATCATCTAAGAAAACTCATTAAAGAAAGTGACTGGCAGGTTCAACTTGAGCTTGATATTCAGCGTAGAGATAGATACGGAAGAATTCTTGCCTATCTATGGGACAAAAACGGAAGAATGCTCAACTATATGATGGTAAGAGATGGATATGCTATGGTTTATACAGTGCCACCAAATGTTAAATATGCTGAATGGTTTCTGCAAGCACAAAGACTGGCAAGAGAGGAAAAAAGAGGGATTTGGGGGAAGGATGGACTCAGTGAGAGCCCATCTAAATGGAGAAAACAGCATCCTCAAAATCGTCTGTAA
- a CDS encoding shikimate kinase produces MKNIVLIGFMGTGKTSVGKILSEKLGFKFIDVDEVIEKTTGMKISEIFSRFGESRFRDIESEVINLITKRDSQVIATGGGVVLRDENMKKLRGNGVIFCLKASENVIFERVKHCKDRPLLQVENPEERIKELFNRRKPLYEKADFCIDTEGLTPEQVAEKIIERLRDGKT; encoded by the coding sequence ATGAAAAACATTGTTCTCATAGGATTCATGGGCACAGGGAAAACCTCAGTTGGGAAGATTCTATCAGAAAAGCTTGGCTTTAAGTTCATTGATGTTGATGAAGTGATTGAAAAAACTACAGGGATGAAAATAAGTGAAATCTTTTCAAGATTTGGAGAGTCCCGTTTCAGAGATATTGAATCAGAAGTTATAAATCTTATAACTAAAAGGGACTCACAGGTTATTGCCACTGGAGGAGGAGTTGTATTAAGAGATGAAAATATGAAAAAACTTAGGGGAAATGGTGTAATTTTTTGCCTTAAAGCTTCAGAAAATGTTATTTTTGAAAGAGTGAAACATTGCAAAGACAGACCTTTACTGCAGGTTGAAAATCCTGAGGAAAGGATAAAGGAACTTTTTAACAGAAGAAAGCCTCTTTACGAAAAAGCAGATTTTTGCATTGACACCGAAGGATTAACTCCTGAGCAGGTGGCAGAAAAAATAATTGAGAGGTTGAGAGATGGAAAAACTTAG
- the hisH gene encoding imidazole glycerol phosphate synthase subunit HisH, with amino-acid sequence MIAVIDYGMGNIRSVSKAVEAVGAQVKITQNAEDIKNARALVLPGVGAFRDCMVNLSELGLLQTIKEEILNGKPYLGICLGMQILFSESEEFGLCKGLDIFKGRVVRFDLPREYKIPHMGWNVVKFKRKNKIVESIPDNSYFYFVHSYYVVPEDERIIAGVTDYGRDFTSMIIYENIFATQFHPEKSQKTGLKLLRNFVQFSR; translated from the coding sequence ATGATAGCAGTCATTGACTATGGAATGGGAAATATAAGGAGCGTTTCAAAGGCAGTAGAGGCAGTTGGAGCTCAGGTAAAAATCACTCAGAATGCAGAGGATATTAAAAATGCCCGAGCTCTGGTGCTTCCAGGAGTTGGAGCTTTCCGTGACTGCATGGTAAACCTTTCAGAATTGGGACTATTACAAACAATAAAGGAAGAAATTCTCAATGGCAAACCTTATCTTGGAATATGTCTTGGAATGCAGATACTTTTCAGTGAATCTGAAGAGTTCGGACTCTGCAAAGGGCTTGACATATTCAAAGGAAGGGTTGTAAGATTCGATCTTCCAAGAGAATACAAAATCCCTCATATGGGATGGAATGTAGTTAAATTCAAAAGAAAAAACAAAATAGTCGAGAGTATTCCTGATAACTCCTATTTTTACTTTGTCCACTCTTACTATGTTGTCCCTGAAGATGAAAGGATTATTGCTGGAGTTACAGATTATGGAAGAGATTTTACATCAATGATAATTTATGAGAATATTTTTGCCACACAGTTTCATCCTGAAAAATCACAGAAAACAGGACTTAAGCTTCTGAGAAACTTCGTTCAGTTCAGTAGATGA
- the ispD gene encoding 2-C-methyl-D-erythritol 4-phosphate cytidylyltransferase has protein sequence MKCSAIIVSAGLGKRFGSPDKVFFEVNDKPIFMWAVQTFDNLDFINDIWIVTRKDAVQKVRSYLKIFNIKKVREVVEGGNERQDSVYNALKLMPADTEIVLIHDAARPLVSKELVERVFNALNPQIDGVIPVTRITDTVKWIKGRNIVGGTINREMLRAVQTPQAFWFKKILEVYEKAYSEGVYGTDDAFLIERYSGKVYTVDGDEKNIKITTKQDIEKMESILNINNIKTFSLNIRVGIGYDSHRLVSGKKLIIGGVEIPYEKGLEGHSDADVLIHAIIDAILGAAGAGDIGKHFPDSDPQYKDISSLVLLEKTLKFTREQKIEPIWIDCTVFAEKPRLSPYIPEMIENFRKLGLKVNIKAKTAEGMGFIGRGEGIAAQAICLSSMKLDP, from the coding sequence ATGAAATGCAGTGCCATAATAGTTTCAGCAGGCTTAGGGAAAAGATTTGGTTCACCAGATAAAGTATTTTTTGAAGTAAATGACAAACCCATTTTTATGTGGGCTGTTCAAACTTTTGATAATCTTGATTTTATCAATGATATTTGGATCGTAACAAGAAAAGATGCAGTCCAAAAGGTGCGATCTTATCTAAAAATTTTTAATATTAAAAAAGTTAGAGAAGTTGTTGAAGGCGGAAATGAAAGACAGGACTCTGTTTACAACGCTCTAAAATTAATGCCTGCGGATACAGAGATTGTTTTAATTCACGATGCAGCCCGTCCTCTGGTCAGTAAAGAATTAGTAGAAAGAGTGTTTAATGCCTTGAATCCACAGATTGACGGTGTAATCCCCGTAACAAGAATAACCGATACAGTTAAATGGATTAAAGGTAGAAACATTGTTGGTGGAACAATTAATAGAGAAATGCTAAGAGCAGTGCAAACACCTCAGGCATTCTGGTTTAAAAAGATTCTTGAGGTGTACGAAAAAGCTTACAGTGAAGGTGTTTATGGAACTGATGACGCATTTTTAATAGAAAGATACAGCGGTAAAGTTTATACTGTAGATGGTGATGAAAAAAATATTAAAATAACAACAAAACAGGACATTGAAAAGATGGAATCAATTCTCAATATAAACAATATTAAAACTTTCAGCCTAAACATAAGAGTTGGCATAGGATATGACAGCCACAGACTCGTCTCAGGGAAAAAACTTATTATTGGTGGAGTTGAGATCCCTTATGAAAAAGGACTCGAAGGGCATTCAGATGCAGATGTCCTAATTCATGCTATAATTGATGCAATACTGGGTGCTGCAGGAGCAGGCGACATAGGAAAACATTTTCCCGATTCAGATCCTCAATATAAAGATATTTCAAGCCTTGTTTTGCTTGAAAAAACTTTAAAGTTCACAAGGGAGCAAAAAATTGAACCAATCTGGATTGACTGCACAGTCTTTGCTGAAAAACCAAGGCTTAGCCCTTACATACCAGAAATGATTGAAAACTTCAGAAAACTTGGACTAAAAGTAAACATTAAAGCAAAAACAGCTGAAGGCATGGGATTTATTGGAAGAGGTGAGGGGATAGCTGCTCAGGCAATATGCCTGAGCAGTATGAAATTAGACCCTTAA
- a CDS encoding DegQ family serine endoprotease: MTRKKLALLILTFIIGCLTGITSFYLITTPRQSIPIYRDIAEPVKSFAEIVKAVSPSVVNISTTRTVQSPPTLEDLFEFLPPFGNSQGKKWKEMSMGSGVIVSADGYILTNYHVIEQAEDIKVTLYDRRTFKAILVGADPKTDLAVIKINAKDLPVAPWGDSDNLQVGDFVLAIGNPYGLTHTVTMGIISATGRADVGIADYEDFIQTDAAINPGNSGGPLVNIKGEIIGINTAIFSRTGGYQGIGFAVPSNMARVIKDSLIKEGRVIRGWIGIMVQDLTAELAERFNLKEAYGVIITDVTKQSPAYSAGLRRGDIILEYDGKQITESAILRNLVAQSKIGSIVNLKIFRDGQIYIIPVTIAQLPSEQIQETKILKKSTGKPENPFKGLSVIDLDPSMAKQIGVDPEDRGVVVYKIEPGSPAETTGLRKGDLIMEIERQRILSASDFQKAIQRISRADVLVLINRGGKKFYMILGS, encoded by the coding sequence ATGACAAGAAAAAAACTTGCTTTACTCATTTTAACTTTCATCATTGGATGCTTAACAGGGATAACATCATTTTATCTTATAACCACACCAAGACAGTCTATCCCTATTTATAGAGATATTGCTGAGCCTGTTAAAAGTTTTGCTGAGATAGTTAAAGCTGTCTCTCCTTCCGTGGTAAATATCTCTACAACAAGAACAGTTCAGAGTCCGCCAACACTGGAAGATCTCTTTGAGTTTTTACCACCCTTTGGAAATTCTCAGGGTAAAAAATGGAAAGAAATGAGTATGGGATCAGGGGTGATTGTTTCCGCTGATGGATATATACTTACAAACTATCATGTTATTGAACAGGCAGAGGACATAAAAGTAACTCTCTATGATAGAAGAACATTTAAAGCCATCTTAGTAGGAGCTGATCCGAAAACAGATCTTGCGGTAATCAAAATAAATGCAAAGGATTTACCAGTTGCTCCATGGGGAGATTCAGACAATCTTCAGGTGGGAGATTTTGTTCTTGCAATTGGTAATCCCTATGGATTAACTCATACAGTTACAATGGGAATTATAAGTGCTACAGGGAGAGCAGATGTAGGGATAGCTGATTATGAAGACTTTATTCAAACAGATGCAGCAATTAATCCCGGAAATTCAGGAGGACCTCTTGTAAACATAAAAGGAGAAATCATAGGAATAAATACAGCAATATTTTCAAGAACAGGAGGGTATCAGGGAATAGGATTTGCTGTGCCAAGCAACATGGCTCGTGTGATAAAAGACAGTTTAATAAAAGAAGGCAGGGTAATAAGGGGATGGATAGGAATAATGGTTCAGGATTTAACTGCAGAGCTTGCAGAAAGATTTAACTTAAAAGAGGCATATGGAGTTATAATTACAGATGTAACAAAACAGTCTCCTGCTTACAGTGCAGGACTCCGTAGAGGTGACATAATTCTTGAATACGATGGCAAACAGATAACAGAAAGTGCTATACTTAGAAATCTCGTAGCTCAAAGCAAAATTGGTTCAATCGTGAATCTAAAAATTTTCAGAGATGGTCAGATTTATATAATACCAGTGACAATTGCTCAACTTCCTTCAGAGCAGATTCAGGAGACAAAAATTTTAAAAAAATCAACAGGAAAGCCTGAAAATCCCTTTAAAGGACTATCAGTAATTGACCTTGACCCGTCTATGGCAAAACAGATTGGAGTTGATCCTGAAGACAGAGGAGTTGTTGTTTACAAAATTGAACCTGGCTCACCAGCTGAAACAACTGGACTTAGAAAGGGAGACCTTATAATGGAGATTGAAAGACAGAGGATACTGTCTGCATCTGATTTTCAAAAGGCAATTCAGAGAATCTCAAGAGCTGATGTTCTGGTTTTGATAAACAGAGGCGGTAAAAAATTTTATATGATTCTGGGATCATGA
- a CDS encoding response regulator transcription factor, giving the protein MNEKILIVEDEKEIADLIAYTLKKENFEVTVALDGEIALKKLRENFFDLVVLDLMLPKIQGLEICKVIRNNPKMQKTGIIIVTAKGEEFDKVTGLEAGADDYITKPFSPKELLARIKAVLRRTIRANSEQGIIKIKEMVIDKEKYLVTVKGQPKRLSATEFKLLLYLAERPNKIFNRDHLLDAVWGQDIYVDSRTVDVHIRRLRLKIEDDPDNPEYIKTLRGIGYYIEA; this is encoded by the coding sequence ATGAATGAAAAAATTTTAATTGTTGAGGACGAAAAAGAGATTGCTGATTTAATAGCTTACACTCTTAAAAAGGAAAATTTTGAAGTAACAGTGGCTCTTGATGGCGAGATAGCTTTAAAGAAATTGAGAGAGAATTTCTTTGACCTCGTAGTTTTAGACCTCATGCTACCTAAGATTCAAGGACTTGAGATATGCAAAGTTATAAGAAATAATCCAAAGATGCAGAAAACAGGAATAATAATTGTAACTGCAAAAGGTGAAGAGTTTGATAAAGTTACGGGACTGGAGGCAGGAGCAGACGACTACATTACAAAGCCTTTCAGTCCAAAAGAGCTTCTGGCAAGGATAAAAGCAGTTTTAAGAAGAACAATCCGAGCAAATTCTGAGCAGGGAATTATAAAAATAAAAGAAATGGTAATAGATAAGGAAAAATATCTGGTAACAGTAAAAGGTCAACCAAAAAGACTTTCAGCAACTGAGTTTAAACTTCTTTTATACCTTGCAGAAAGACCAAATAAAATTTTCAACAGAGACCACCTTCTTGATGCAGTATGGGGACAGGATATTTATGTGGATTCAAGAACAGTGGATGTTCACATAAGAAGACTTCGTTTAAAAATTGAAGACGATCCTGACAATCCAGAATATATAAAAACACTTCGTGGTATCGGCTATTACATAGAGGCTTAA
- the selB gene encoding selenocysteine-specific translation elongation factor, with protein MKKVILGTAGHIDHGKSAIVKALTGIDPDRLKEEKERGITIDLGFANIKYPDLIVGIVDVPGHERLIKNMLAGVGGIDIVMLVVAADEGVMPQTKEHLAICDLLKIKSGLIALNKVDLVDEETVELAKEDVKEAVKGTFLENAQIIPVSARSGYNIELLKEKIRELALSVEEKSTGGIFRMPIDRVFTLKGFGTVVTGTVLSGKISVDSSVEIIPAGISSKIRGLQSHGQRLNEAYAGQRVGINLQGVSKEDLKRGDVVTIPKKLKPTTFLEVKIKLLKDVSPLKNGAPIHFYLNTSETVGRIKLFNKAEILPEEEAFAYVKLQEPIVAMAQDKFIFRRFSPLETLGGGIVLDPQPPRKKKEIQPEHLELLSGGKLSEKIEVKIKRKAFSGISMSELEGWINADLKEIKKAIDELLEKRKIIKTENHLFHTDVFNSFKSSILNFLKEFHRVNPLKEGLPKEELKTKLSFDRFPEVLMLLPYIEDISVQGNTVKLKSAQREEIDPELEERIIKELQRDFQPPLKEELAQKLSISESKLSDILKIIVKKGKIVRINDSLYLPVESYNKMLELLKDFFSKKNEMTVSEFRTLLNTTRRYAIAYLEHLDSHKITLRIGEIRKMVKRG; from the coding sequence ATGAAAAAGGTAATTCTTGGCACAGCAGGACATATTGATCACGGTAAAAGTGCTATAGTAAAGGCATTAACTGGAATTGATCCTGACAGACTCAAAGAGGAAAAAGAAAGAGGAATAACAATTGATCTTGGTTTTGCAAACATAAAATATCCAGACCTGATTGTTGGCATAGTTGATGTCCCAGGGCATGAAAGACTCATTAAAAACATGCTTGCAGGAGTTGGTGGAATTGATATAGTCATGCTGGTAGTGGCTGCAGATGAAGGAGTTATGCCTCAGACAAAAGAACACCTTGCAATATGTGATCTGCTAAAAATAAAATCAGGGTTGATTGCTCTGAATAAAGTAGATCTTGTTGATGAAGAAACAGTGGAACTTGCAAAAGAAGATGTAAAGGAAGCTGTTAAAGGAACATTTCTTGAGAATGCTCAGATAATACCGGTTTCAGCAAGAAGTGGATACAACATAGAACTTTTAAAAGAAAAAATCAGAGAGCTTGCACTTTCAGTTGAAGAAAAATCAACCGGCGGAATATTCAGAATGCCCATTGACAGAGTTTTCACTTTAAAAGGCTTTGGAACTGTTGTTACAGGCACTGTTCTTTCAGGTAAAATTTCTGTTGACTCCTCAGTAGAAATTATTCCTGCAGGAATTAGTTCAAAAATAAGAGGACTTCAAAGTCACGGACAAAGACTTAATGAAGCCTATGCAGGACAGAGAGTTGGAATAAATCTTCAGGGAGTATCAAAAGAAGACCTTAAAAGAGGAGATGTTGTCACCATCCCTAAAAAACTTAAACCTACCACATTTCTGGAAGTAAAGATAAAGCTTTTAAAAGATGTAAGTCCCCTCAAAAACGGAGCTCCCATTCATTTTTATCTTAATACATCGGAAACAGTAGGCAGGATAAAGCTTTTCAACAAAGCTGAAATTTTACCTGAAGAAGAAGCTTTTGCTTATGTTAAACTGCAGGAACCCATAGTGGCAATGGCTCAAGATAAATTTATTTTCAGGAGATTTTCTCCCCTTGAAACTCTTGGAGGAGGAATTGTTCTTGACCCTCAACCACCAAGAAAAAAGAAAGAAATACAGCCTGAGCATCTTGAGTTGCTTTCAGGTGGCAAGCTTTCAGAAAAGATAGAAGTCAAAATTAAAAGAAAAGCATTTAGCGGAATCTCAATGTCTGAGCTTGAAGGCTGGATAAATGCAGATTTAAAGGAGATTAAAAAAGCTATAGATGAACTTCTTGAAAAAAGAAAGATTATAAAGACAGAAAATCATCTTTTCCACACGGATGTTTTCAATAGTTTCAAATCATCTATCTTGAATTTTCTCAAGGAGTTTCATCGGGTAAACCCCCTTAAAGAAGGATTACCAAAGGAGGAACTTAAAACAAAACTTTCCTTTGATAGATTCCCAGAGGTCTTAATGCTTTTACCCTACATAGAGGATATCTCAGTACAGGGCAACACAGTAAAGCTTAAGTCAGCACAAAGGGAAGAGATTGACCCAGAGCTTGAGGAAAGAATAATAAAAGAACTTCAAAGAGATTTTCAACCACCACTTAAAGAGGAGCTTGCTCAAAAACTTTCAATCTCTGAATCAAAATTGTCAGACATATTAAAAATAATTGTCAAAAAAGGCAAGATAGTACGGATAAATGACTCCCTGTATCTTCCAGTGGAAAGTTATAACAAAATGCTTGAACTCCTTAAAGATTTCTTTTCAAAAAAGAATGAAATGACAGTTTCTGAATTTAGAACTCTTCTTAATACAACGAGAAGATATGCTATAGCATATCTTGAGCATCTTGATTCACATAAAATAACTCTCAGGATTGGAGAGATCAGGAAAATGGTTAAAAGAGGATAG